The Dehalococcoidia bacterium genomic interval TTGACATGCACGGGGAATATGCTTCTCTCGCGAAAGGCCAGACAAATGGCTACGCCACATATTTCAAGATTGCTGGACCAGGAGATTTGGCGGAACCCAAGACTCACAGCCTTTTCCTTCCATATTGGCTCCTAAACCGGGAGGAGATGCTCTCCATGCTTCTGGACCGCAGCGATGATAATGCCCCAAACCAGGCGATGCGCTTCACAAGCTTGGTCCTTGAAAAGAAACGTGAGTCACTTGAGCAGCAGAAACTTCTAGATATCCTCGCATCATTTACTGTCGATTCTCCTGTTCCCTATGACCTGAAGACACTGGTGGATGCTCTGCGCGAAGATGACCGCGCAATGACAACGGGTAGTTCCGGACGTGATAAGCAAGGACAGTGGCACGGGAAGCTTACTCGGTTCATCAGCAGGCTGGAAGCAAAGATTGCAGACCGTCGTTATGGCTTTCTCTTCCAACCTCCTGCCAAAACAAATGTGTATGATTGGCTTCCCGAAATGGCGACCACTTTTCTCTCCACAAGCAACGAGAAACAATCGGGGATCAAAGTCATAGACTTTTCCGAGGTTCCCGCAGATGTTCTGCCAACCGTCGTTAGCGTCTTCTCCCGCGTTCTCTATGACGTTCAATTCTGGATGCGTTCGGAGTCTCGCACGCCTGTGTGTCTGGTTTGCGATGAAGCTCATCTCTACTTGCCGGTTCGTTCGGACGCAGATGCCGCCACCAAGCGAGCATTGGATACTTTCGAGCGGATTGCAAAGGAGGGTAGAAAGTACGGATTCTCTCTTCTCGTTGTCAGCCAGCGGCCCTCAGACGTCAGTAAAACCATTCTCAGCCAATGCAACAACTTCATCGCGCTGAGGCTGACAAATGAACAAGATCAATCTGCGGTGAAGTCTGTGATGCCAGATAGTATGGCTGGAATTGCAGAAATTCTTCCTCTCCTCGATATCGGTGAGGCGATCGTTCTCGGAGACGCAATTCTTCTTCCATCACGGATCAAGCTGGACAAACCAATAGCCAAGCCTTTAAGCTTGACCAAGAACTTCTGGCGTGAATGGGCCGAAAAATCCTCTGATGCGACCGCTATCCGCGCTGCCGTCGAGAGTCTCAGAAGACAGAGCAAGATTACGGAACCGAAGAAATGAACAACAGAAAACCTAAACTCGAACTCACCTGGATTGGCAAGGAGAACCGGCCCAAGCTGGAGCCGCGCATCCTGCTGGAGGATCAGGAGAAGTCCTACCACGCCCCACACCGCGTGACCGACCAAGACCTTTTCGATAACAAGCTCATCTTTGGCGATAACCTCCTTGCCCTCAAAGCCCTGGAACAGGAGTTCACCGGCAAAATCAAGTGTATCTTCATCGATCCGCCGTATAATACAGGACAAGCTCTCCAGCATTACGATGATGGGTTAGAACACTCTATATGGCTGTCTTTGATGAGGGAGCGTTTTGAGATTCTGCGGAGTCTACTTCGAACCGACGGAACGCTTTTCTGCCAGCTTAATGATGACGAAATGGCTTACGGAAAAGTGCTGCTCGATGAGGTTTTCGGGCGCTCAAATTTCCTCAACCAAGTAAGCGTAAAAATGAAACAGACTGCTGGCGCATCTGGTGGCGGAGAAGACAAGCGGCTTAAGAAGAACATCGAATACGTGCTCATCTATACTCGCGACAAAGATGGCTCAGGAGGCTTCCAGAAATTCAATGACGTTTACGACGAGGAAGACCTATTTGAAGTCATCGATGATATGGAGGCTGAAGGTAAGAGTTGGAAATATACCAGCGTCCTTGTGCATAAGGGAGACTTCGTTGAAGAGAGGGTTGTCTTAGATGGTGCCGGAGATCCCATCCGCGTGAGAAAATATAAAGGTGTAAAGCGAACGACCATCAATGGCATCGTTAGGGAAGGAGCATCGAGGGAAAAAGCCTACATAGATCACTTTGATCGCATATTTTCCGACACAAATGCACAAACAAGCATTCGGACCCGTATCATGGACGAGTTTCACTCTTTAGCAGAAGATGAGTTGCTTGAAGCCGAATACATCCCGCGATCTGGGAGAGACAAAGGAGAGACCGTTCAGCACTACTACATTAGCC includes:
- a CDS encoding site-specific DNA-methyltransferase encodes the protein MNNRKPKLELTWIGKENRPKLEPRILLEDQEKSYHAPHRVTDQDLFDNKLIFGDNLLALKALEQEFTGKIKCIFIDPPYNTGQALQHYDDGLEHSIWLSLMRERFEILRSLLRTDGTLFCQLNDDEMAYGKVLLDEVFGRSNFLNQVSVKMKQTAGASGGGEDKRLKKNIEYVLIYTRDKDGSGGFQKFNDVYDEEDLFEVIDDMEAEGKSWKYTSVLVHKGDFVEERVVLDGAGDPIRVRKYKGVKRTTINGIVREGASREKAYIDHFDRIFSDTNAQTSIRTRIMDEFHSLAEDELLEAEYIPRSGRDKGETVQHYYISPTIRRVIWLKDTAVKRKNRLLKLEKAGTFWEGFPLNNLTKEGGVQFANGKKPEALLQKVLDLSTCPGDWVLDSFGGSGTTGAVAHKMGRRWIMVELEETCHTHIIPRLKKVIDGEDPGGITEAVGWKGGGGFRYYRLAPSLLEKDKWDRWVISREFNPAMLAEAVCKLEGFIYAPSDTVYWQHGHSTERDFIYVTTQNLSHEQLQQLSDEVGPERSLLVLCSAFRGQAGSYPNLTVKKIPKQVLSRCEWGHDDYSLKVENLPKAPQKMGQMGMDLT
- a CDS encoding ATP-binding protein, which codes for MPSIGMSFESNEAIGRVMSVDTMRVFVHVDEHELLKKVMVGNLIAVQGATGHQFLISIVERITRLPADSIGPGEAPDDETAPQQDEIQDTIRGVLVGTYRSKDGDEGPSFKRGADSCPQIDQPCYLIQGANLTAFMGVLSQDVPADKALRLGHFAIDPTAQAVANGDRFFQRHAAILGSTGSGKSYTVAALLERANTLSHPNILLLDMHGEYASLAKGQTNGYATYFKIAGPGDLAEPKTHSLFLPYWLLNREEMLSMLLDRSDDNAPNQAMRFTSLVLEKKRESLEQQKLLDILASFTVDSPVPYDLKTLVDALREDDRAMTTGSSGRDKQGQWHGKLTRFISRLEAKIADRRYGFLFQPPAKTNVYDWLPEMATTFLSTSNEKQSGIKVIDFSEVPADVLPTVVSVFSRVLYDVQFWMRSESRTPVCLVCDEAHLYLPVRSDADAATKRALDTFERIAKEGRKYGFSLLVVSQRPSDVSKTILSQCNNFIALRLTNEQDQSAVKSVMPDSMAGIAEILPLLDIGEAIVLGDAILLPSRIKLDKPIAKPLSLTKNFWREWAEKSSDATAIRAAVESLRRQSKITEPKK